From the genome of Alosa alosa isolate M-15738 ecotype Scorff River chromosome 18, AALO_Geno_1.1, whole genome shotgun sequence, one region includes:
- the cnrip1b gene encoding CB1 cannabinoid receptor-interacting protein 1b isoform X1 has product MADIPQLIKVSVSLKTTPNEGPVFFKTDGTRFDQSRTIKLLTGTKYKIEVVVKPGAVQATPSFYSFLITIRTMTIGGVTFSLEQQSKDPQSAAYTGLYSTEGVNHTKSGERQPVQISMEFPDAGQFETTWQVKYYNYHKRDHCQWGNSFRSIDYECKPNETRSLMWINKEMFV; this is encoded by the exons ATGGCTGACATTCCCCAGCTGATCAAAGTCTCCGTATCGTTGAAAACGACGCCCAACGAGGGACCCGTGTTCTTCAAAACCGATGGGACTAGATTTGATCAGAGCAGGACAATAAAATTACTCACTGGAACGAAATACAAAATTGAAGTGGTCGTCAAACCCGGGGCGGTGCAGGCTAC TCCATCCTTTTACTCATTTTTGATAACCATCAGGACCATGACTATAGGGGGAGTGACCTTCTCCTTGGAGCAGCAGTCCAAGGATCCTCAGTCAGCAGCGTACACTGGCTTATACAGCACAGAAGGTGTGAACCATACCAAGAGTGGCGAGAGACAACCTGTCCAAATAAGCATGGAG TTCCCTGATGCTGGTCAGTTTGAGACAACGTGGCAGGTGAAGTACTACAACTACCACAAGCGGGACCACTGCCAGTGGGGCAACAGTTTCAGAAGCATTGACTATGAGTGCAAGCCTAATGAGACACGCAGCCTCATGTGGATCAATAAAGAGATGTTCGTCTGA
- the cnrip1b gene encoding CB1 cannabinoid receptor-interacting protein 1b isoform X2: MADIPQLIKVSVSLKTTPNEGPVFFKTDGTRFDQSRTIKLLTGTKYKIEVVVKPGAVQATTMTIGGVTFSLEQQSKDPQSAAYTGLYSTEGVNHTKSGERQPVQISMEFPDAGQFETTWQVKYYNYHKRDHCQWGNSFRSIDYECKPNETRSLMWINKEMFV; the protein is encoded by the exons ATGGCTGACATTCCCCAGCTGATCAAAGTCTCCGTATCGTTGAAAACGACGCCCAACGAGGGACCCGTGTTCTTCAAAACCGATGGGACTAGATTTGATCAGAGCAGGACAATAAAATTACTCACTGGAACGAAATACAAAATTGAAGTGGTCGTCAAACCCGGGGCGGTGCAGGCTAC GACCATGACTATAGGGGGAGTGACCTTCTCCTTGGAGCAGCAGTCCAAGGATCCTCAGTCAGCAGCGTACACTGGCTTATACAGCACAGAAGGTGTGAACCATACCAAGAGTGGCGAGAGACAACCTGTCCAAATAAGCATGGAG TTCCCTGATGCTGGTCAGTTTGAGACAACGTGGCAGGTGAAGTACTACAACTACCACAAGCGGGACCACTGCCAGTGGGGCAACAGTTTCAGAAGCATTGACTATGAGTGCAAGCCTAATGAGACACGCAGCCTCATGTGGATCAATAAAGAGATGTTCGTCTGA
- the cnrip1b gene encoding CB1 cannabinoid receptor-interacting protein 1b isoform X3, giving the protein MTLSYLILHTSCYLSIYLSIYLSHHSFSTSPSFYSFLITIRTMTIGGVTFSLEQQSKDPQSAAYTGLYSTEGVNHTKSGERQPVQISMEFPDAGQFETTWQVKYYNYHKRDHCQWGNSFRSIDYECKPNETRSLMWINKEMFV; this is encoded by the exons ATGACATTGTCATATTTGATTTTGCATACAAgttgctatctatctatctatctgtctatctatctatctcatcaTTCATTTTCCACTAGTCCATCCTTTTACTCATTTTTGATAACCATCAGGACCATGACTATAGGGGGAGTGACCTTCTCCTTGGAGCAGCAGTCCAAGGATCCTCAGTCAGCAGCGTACACTGGCTTATACAGCACAGAAGGTGTGAACCATACCAAGAGTGGCGAGAGACAACCTGTCCAAATAAGCATGGAG TTCCCTGATGCTGGTCAGTTTGAGACAACGTGGCAGGTGAAGTACTACAACTACCACAAGCGGGACCACTGCCAGTGGGGCAACAGTTTCAGAAGCATTGACTATGAGTGCAAGCCTAATGAGACACGCAGCCTCATGTGGATCAATAAAGAGATGTTCGTCTGA